The Sedimentisphaera salicampi genome includes a region encoding these proteins:
- a CDS encoding ATP-dependent Clp protease ATP-binding subunit has product MFERFTDRARKVMALANQEALRFNHESLGTEHILLGLSKEGSGVGANVLKNLGVDVNKLRIEVEKYVKSGPNVISAGKLPQTPKSKRVIEYAIEEARSLNHNYVGTEHLLLGLLRVSDGIAAQILMNLGLKLDTVRDEVLNLLGSGMEQEGMDADEMSQQTPPGMGSGPQQRRQGRPKSKTPALDSFGRDLTALAKNNELDPVIGRSNEIERLLQILCRRTKNNPVLLGEAGVGKTAIVEGMAQRIIEKSIPPLLYNKRLIILDLAMMVAGTKYRGQFEERIKAVINEVKREKNVILFIDELHTLVGAGGAEGAIDASNVLKPALARGELQCIGATTLDEYRKHIEKDSALERRFQTIQVDPPSKNDTLEILHGLREKYETHHKVTYTENALNAAVELSSRYITGRCLPDKAIDILDEAGSSMRLRNLTPPPDFTEINSRIEELNVQKEEAVRNANYEQAAALRDEAQKLNEEKKQKQEDWEKENESFVGEIDEDIIAEIVSKITGVPLTRVEKEDAEKLLEIESELHKTVVSQDQAITAVAKAVRRSRSGIKDPNRPIASFLFIGPSGVGKTLLARSLAEFMFGDESALIQLDMSEYMEKYNVSKLIGAPPGYVGYEEGGQLTERIRRRPYAVLLLDEIEKAHPDVSNMLLQIMEEGRLTDSYGRKVDFRNVILIMTSNIGADMIRNQTGFGFGKRTEQDNYEKMSSLLEKEIEKHFRPEFMNRLDDSIVFRGLTKEDLTVIIQYELDKVLNRIREKGINIDIDENAKDFLIDKGYNPEHGARPLRRAIEKYIEDPLSEALLRNEFDKSEHITITVKDEDSLKFEYSAQPVSS; this is encoded by the coding sequence ATGTTTGAAAGATTTACAGACCGTGCAAGAAAGGTAATGGCGCTTGCCAATCAGGAGGCTCTAAGGTTTAACCATGAGTCTCTGGGCACAGAGCATATACTTCTCGGCCTTTCCAAAGAGGGCAGCGGGGTTGGGGCGAACGTGCTCAAGAATCTCGGTGTTGATGTAAACAAGCTCAGGATTGAGGTTGAGAAATACGTTAAGAGCGGCCCGAACGTTATCTCTGCGGGCAAGCTCCCCCAGACTCCTAAGTCAAAGAGGGTTATTGAATACGCAATTGAAGAAGCCCGCAGCCTCAATCATAACTACGTGGGCACAGAGCACCTTCTTCTCGGGCTCCTGAGAGTTTCAGATGGTATAGCTGCTCAGATTCTGATGAATCTTGGGCTAAAGCTGGATACTGTGCGGGATGAAGTGCTCAATCTTCTCGGCTCCGGCATGGAGCAGGAAGGTATGGATGCTGATGAGATGTCTCAGCAAACACCTCCCGGAATGGGGTCTGGACCTCAGCAGAGAAGACAGGGCAGGCCGAAATCCAAAACACCTGCATTAGACAGCTTCGGAAGAGATCTAACAGCCCTTGCTAAAAACAACGAGCTGGACCCGGTGATAGGAAGATCTAACGAGATTGAGCGTTTGCTTCAGATACTCTGCAGGAGAACGAAGAACAATCCAGTACTTCTCGGAGAAGCTGGCGTAGGCAAAACGGCTATAGTAGAGGGTATGGCGCAGCGCATTATCGAAAAATCTATCCCCCCTCTGCTCTACAACAAGAGGCTTATCATCCTTGATCTTGCGATGATGGTAGCGGGCACAAAATACCGCGGCCAGTTTGAAGAGAGGATTAAGGCGGTTATCAATGAGGTTAAGCGTGAGAAAAACGTTATCCTCTTTATTGATGAACTGCATACGCTCGTTGGCGCAGGCGGGGCTGAAGGGGCGATAGATGCCTCAAATGTTCTCAAGCCCGCTTTGGCTAGAGGCGAGCTCCAGTGCATCGGGGCTACTACCCTTGATGAATACCGCAAGCATATCGAAAAGGATTCTGCCCTTGAGCGGAGATTCCAGACGATACAGGTGGATCCGCCTTCAAAGAATGATACCCTCGAAATTCTCCACGGACTCAGGGAAAAGTATGAAACTCACCATAAAGTTACATACACCGAAAACGCCCTGAATGCAGCTGTGGAGCTTTCTTCACGTTATATTACAGGAAGATGCCTGCCGGACAAGGCTATTGACATCCTTGATGAGGCAGGGTCAAGTATGAGGCTTAGAAACCTCACACCCCCGCCGGATTTCACAGAAATCAACAGCCGCATTGAAGAGCTGAACGTTCAGAAGGAAGAAGCGGTGCGAAATGCGAACTACGAGCAGGCCGCAGCGCTGAGAGACGAAGCCCAGAAGCTCAACGAAGAGAAAAAGCAGAAGCAGGAAGACTGGGAAAAGGAAAACGAAAGCTTTGTAGGCGAGATTGATGAGGATATTATAGCCGAAATCGTAAGCAAGATAACCGGCGTGCCTCTTACACGCGTGGAAAAAGAGGATGCCGAGAAGCTGCTTGAAATTGAATCTGAACTGCACAAAACTGTGGTATCTCAGGATCAGGCTATCACTGCTGTTGCCAAGGCTGTAAGGCGCAGCCGTTCAGGAATAAAAGACCCCAACAGGCCTATCGCAAGCTTCCTGTTTATCGGGCCGAGCGGCGTAGGTAAAACGCTTCTTGCAAGGTCTCTCGCTGAATTTATGTTCGGCGATGAAAGCGCTCTTATCCAGCTCGATATGAGCGAATACATGGAGAAATACAATGTGAGCAAGCTTATAGGCGCTCCTCCGGGATATGTGGGCTATGAAGAAGGCGGCCAGCTTACTGAAAGAATCCGCAGGAGGCCGTATGCGGTTCTTCTTCTCGATGAGATCGAGAAGGCGCACCCGGATGTTTCCAATATGCTCCTTCAGATTATGGAAGAAGGCCGGCTTACAGACAGCTACGGACGCAAGGTGGACTTCAGAAACGTAATCCTGATTATGACCAGCAATATCGGCGCTGATATGATCAGAAATCAGACAGGCTTCGGCTTCGGTAAAAGGACTGAACAAGACAACTACGAGAAGATGTCTTCTCTCTTGGAGAAAGAAATCGAGAAGCACTTCAGGCCGGAATTTATGAACCGCCTTGATGACAGCATTGTCTTCCGCGGCCTTACTAAGGAAGACCTAACCGTGATCATCCAGTATGAGCTGGATAAAGTTCTCAACAGAATAAGAGAGAAGGGAATCAACATCGATATAGACGAAAACGCGAAAGATTTCCTTATCGATAAGGGCTACAACCCCGAACACGGGGCAAGGCCGCTGAGGAGGGCTATTGAGAAGTATATTGAAGATCCTCTCTCAGAGGCGCTTCTTAGAAACGAGTTTGATAAGTCTGAGCATATTACCATTACGGTGAAAGACGAAGACAGCCTCAAATTCGAATATTCCGCCCAGCCGGTTAGCAGCTGA
- a CDS encoding metallophosphoesterase family protein, giving the protein MKKIFSVKSLFLMVILSGIAVSGLFAAGHEHGEDFEFPTSDKGANFCFTSFPDLFNWNIDYPQPGWEDAMDWFLGGMKKEGPAFSLNAGDIMDARWWENPDQVRRKTNQYWGGFARRFRDKNIRLFIAPGDHEYGDDGGLKNHKDLVPVFAEQFVKIFNMPVNGPEHKKGLAYSFTKGNLAVISVDQFEDKGDKMGMTVSGKQLEWFENELKKYSDKDFIIVQGHMPAAGPVRSKNSSANMLKGGTNSAFWKTMVKYGVDAYLCGEHHRITAKRVDGIWQIVHGALWGTQTDVNYLRGSVFDDKLVLELFKFDVEYSGGHIGDHPHRSPTHAPREKAAISQEAIKHGPDIVGRLIIEKSDKENITALTSGAFIQDWYKQF; this is encoded by the coding sequence GTGAAAAAAATCTTTAGCGTTAAATCTTTATTCTTAATGGTTATTCTGTCGGGAATTGCTGTTTCCGGTTTGTTTGCCGCAGGACACGAACATGGCGAAGATTTTGAATTTCCCACCTCAGATAAGGGAGCAAATTTCTGCTTCACCAGCTTCCCAGACCTTTTCAATTGGAATATCGATTATCCCCAGCCCGGCTGGGAAGATGCTATGGACTGGTTCCTCGGCGGTATGAAGAAAGAAGGCCCTGCATTTTCTCTCAATGCGGGTGATATAATGGACGCAAGATGGTGGGAGAACCCTGATCAGGTTAGAAGAAAAACGAACCAGTATTGGGGCGGTTTTGCAAGGCGGTTCAGAGATAAAAATATAAGGCTCTTCATTGCTCCCGGCGACCACGAATACGGCGATGACGGCGGTCTGAAAAACCATAAAGACCTTGTGCCGGTATTTGCTGAGCAGTTTGTTAAAATATTCAATATGCCCGTAAACGGCCCTGAGCACAAAAAGGGGCTTGCATACTCATTCACTAAAGGCAATCTCGCTGTTATTTCCGTTGATCAATTTGAAGACAAAGGCGATAAGATGGGGATGACAGTTTCGGGCAAGCAGCTTGAATGGTTTGAGAATGAACTCAAAAAATACAGCGATAAGGATTTCATCATCGTTCAGGGGCATATGCCGGCAGCAGGCCCAGTGCGCAGCAAAAATTCAAGCGCTAATATGCTCAAAGGCGGAACAAACTCAGCTTTCTGGAAAACAATGGTCAAGTACGGCGTGGATGCTTATCTCTGCGGCGAGCACCACCGAATTACCGCCAAGCGGGTTGATGGTATATGGCAGATTGTCCACGGGGCACTCTGGGGAACTCAGACGGATGTGAACTACCTCAGGGGCAGCGTTTTCGATGATAAGCTCGTTCTGGAGCTGTTCAAGTTTGATGTTGAATACAGCGGCGGACACATCGGAGACCACCCGCACAGAAGCCCAACTCACGCTCCGAGAGAAAAGGCGGCAATCTCGCAAGAGGCCATCAAACACGGCCCAGATATTGTGGGAAGGCTGATAATCGAAAAATCAGACAAAGAAAATATCACTGCTCTAACCAGCGGGGCATTCATCCAGGACTGGTATAAGCAGTTTTAG